In one window of Chryseobacterium viscerum DNA:
- the tyrS gene encoding tyrosine--tRNA ligase, which translates to MNSFIEELKWRGLFADMMPGTDEQLNKEVTTAYIGFDPTADSLHIGSLIQIKILAHFQQHGHKPIALVGGATGMIGDPSGKSAERNLLDEETLLHYVDCLKNQLSKFLNFDGNEPNKAELVNNYDWMKNISFLDFAKNVGKNITVNYMMAKDSVKKRLSGDAGVDGMSFTEFTYQLIQGYDFLHLYQNNNVKLQMGGSDQWGNITTGTELIRRKAQGEAFALTVPLITKADGSKFGKSESGENYWLDKKKTSPYKFYQFWLNATDDDAERFIKFYTFLGKEEIEALIEEHKTAAHERKLQKKLAEEVTVWVHGREEYEKALKASEILFGRSTAEDLVSLDEEIFLEVFDGVPQKEIAKADVLGVNIVDLLSEKSGFLKSKSEAQREIKGNAISVNKQKVNDTFTANETDLIDGKFLLLQKGKKSYFIVKVD; encoded by the coding sequence ATGAATTCCTTTATAGAAGAACTGAAATGGCGTGGTCTGTTTGCCGATATGATGCCAGGAACCGATGAACAACTGAATAAAGAGGTAACTACTGCATATATTGGTTTTGATCCTACTGCCGATTCTTTACATATCGGAAGCCTTATCCAGATAAAAATTTTAGCTCACTTCCAGCAGCATGGCCATAAGCCGATTGCTTTGGTAGGAGGTGCTACAGGAATGATTGGAGACCCTTCCGGGAAATCAGCTGAAAGAAATCTACTGGATGAAGAAACTCTTTTACACTATGTTGACTGTTTAAAGAACCAACTTTCAAAATTCTTGAATTTTGATGGAAATGAACCCAATAAAGCTGAATTGGTGAACAACTATGACTGGATGAAGAATATTTCTTTCCTTGATTTTGCTAAAAATGTTGGGAAAAATATTACCGTCAACTATATGATGGCTAAAGATTCAGTAAAGAAAAGACTTTCCGGAGACGCAGGTGTTGATGGAATGAGTTTTACAGAGTTCACCTACCAGTTAATTCAGGGATATGATTTCCTTCACTTGTACCAAAACAACAATGTAAAATTACAGATGGGAGGTTCTGACCAGTGGGGAAATATCACTACAGGAACAGAATTGATCCGTAGAAAAGCTCAGGGAGAAGCCTTTGCATTAACGGTTCCTTTGATAACAAAAGCTGACGGTTCTAAATTCGGAAAGTCTGAAAGCGGAGAAAATTATTGGCTTGACAAAAAGAAAACATCTCCTTACAAATTCTACCAGTTCTGGCTGAATGCTACTGATGATGATGCTGAAAGATTCATCAAGTTTTACACTTTCCTTGGAAAAGAAGAAATTGAAGCTTTGATTGAAGAGCATAAAACAGCTGCACACGAAAGAAAGCTGCAAAAGAAACTTGCTGAAGAGGTAACAGTTTGGGTACATGGAAGAGAAGAATATGAAAAGGCACTCAAGGCTTCCGAAATTCTTTTCGGACGTTCTACTGCTGAAGATCTGGTAAGCCTTGATGAGGAAATATTCCTTGAAGTTTTTGACGGGGTTCCTCAGAAAGAAATTGCAAAAGCTGATGTTTTAGGGGTAAATATTGTAGATCTTCTTTCTGAAAAATCAGGTTTCTTAAAATCTAAGAGCGAAGCACAAAGAGAGATTAAAGGAAATGCGATCTCTGTCAACAAGCAAAAAGTAAATGATACTTTTACGGCTAATGAAACTGATCTTATTGACGGTAAATTCTTATTGCTGCAAAAAGGTAAGAAAAGCTACTTTATTGTTAAGGTAGATTAA